The Phacochoerus africanus isolate WHEZ1 chromosome 15, ROS_Pafr_v1, whole genome shotgun sequence genome has a segment encoding these proteins:
- the NKX2-3 gene encoding homeobox protein Nkx-2.3, with protein sequence MMLPSPVTSTPFSVKDILNLEHQQQQHFHGAHLQADLEHHFHSAPCTLATADGTQFSDGGEEDEEEEGEKLSYLNSLATADGHGDSGLCPQSYVHTVLRDACSGPKEQEEEPEVLRDRSQKSCQLKKTLEAAGDCKAAEESERPKPRSRRKPRVLFSQAQVFELERRFKQQRYLSAPEREHLASSLKLTSTQVKIWFQNRRYKCKRQRQDKSLELGGHAPPPPPRRVAVPVLVRDGKPCVTPGTPAYGAPYSVGTGAYSYNSFPAYGYGNSAAAAAAAAAAAAAAAAYSGSYGCAYPAGGGGGGGASAAASAMQPACSAAGGGPFVNVSNLGGFGGGGGGGGAQPLHQGAAAGAACAQGSLQGIRAW encoded by the exons ATGATGTTACCAAGCCCGGTCACCTCCACCCCTTTCTCAGTCAAAGACATTTTGAATCTGGAGCATCAGCAGCAACAGCACTTCCACGGTGCGCACTTGCAGGCGGACTTGGAGCACCACTTCCACTCGGCGCCCTGCACGCTGGCCACCGCTGACGGGACGCAATTTTCTGACGGAGGGGAAGAGgacgaggaggaagagggagagaaattgTCCTACTTGAACTCACTAGCTACAGCCGATGGCCACGGGGATTCCGGGCTCTGCCCCCAGAGCTATGTCCACACAGTCCTGCGAGACGCCTGCAGCGGGCCTAAGGAACAAGAAGAAGAGCCAGAGGTCTTGAGGGACCGGAGCCAGA AAAGCTGCCAGCTGAAAAAGACTCTGGAGGCGGCCGGAGACTGTAAGGCGGCGGAGGAGAGCGAGAGGCCGAAGCCACGCAGCCGCCGGAAGCCTAGGGTCCTCTTCTCGCAAGCCCAGGTCTTCGAGCTGGAACGCAGATTCAAGCAGCAGCGGTACCTGTCTGCGCCGGAGCGCGAGCACCTCGCCAGCAGCCTGAAACTCACGTCCACTCAGGTGAAGATCTGGTTCCAGAATCGCAGGTACAAGTGCAAGAGACAGCGGCAGGACAAGTCTCTGGAGCTGGGTGGGCACgcgccccctccgcccccgcGCCGCGTGGCGGTGCCGGTGCTGGTGCGGGATGGCAAGCCTTGCGTCACGCCCGGCACGCCAGCCTACGGCGCGCCCTACAGCGTGGGTACAGGCGCCTACTCCTACAACAGCTTCCCCGCCTACGGCTATGGGAACTCGGCAGCTGCGGCTGCGGCCGCCGCCGCTGCAGCCGCCGCCGCGGCGGCCTACAGCGGCAGCTATGGCTGTGCGTACCCGGCAGGCGGTGGCGGTGGTGGCGGGGCCTCTGCGGCAGCCTCAGCCATGCAGCCCGCCTGCAGTGCGGCGGGAGGCGGCCCCTTTGTGAACGTGAGCAACCTGGGAGGCttcggcggcggcggtggcggcggcggcgcgcaGCCGTTGCACCAGGGTGCGGCGGCCGGGGCCGCGTGCGCGCAGGGCTCCTTGCAGGGCATCCGGGCCTGGTAG